The nucleotide window GGGTTTCCTCAGGAACACGCAACTGTTTTTTCCAGTTGTCATCATCAAAATCAGGCGCACGGCCGAATTGGTCGATGAAATACCTTTTTACAAGCTCTTCAACAACTTTTTTGCTCCGTTCGTACTCTTTCTCCCGTGCTGCATAAGCTGCGTTTCCAAGAGCAATCAGAGCAACCCCTTCGGATTCTCGAATATCTGATTCTCCTGTAACCCGAAACATTTTTTCCGGAACCAGTTACTTTCTGAGATTCCCTCAATATAAAATCACGATAAATCCGCCGGTGAATTGCAGGAGTGACTGCATGGTGTGTCTTTGGCTTCTGTATCGGCGAATCTTTTGCTGTTTGTGACATATCAGCTGTTTGGGTTCCCGCACGGCGCGTGATGTATGATGGTGCAGATTGTATGCCGGTTTTCGACACCGTACTTTCGGGCAGAGCTGTTCCCTGTGAAGTATCAACCGAAATCGAAAGTGTTTGCACCTCAGCAGATCCGGTGGCAATCTCTTTTATCCAGGTTTCACCGTGGGAATCAACGCCCGGGATTGTATGATGCCCTTCCGCAGGTCGCTATTGCGGGAGGTTCAGCAGTTTACGGGCTTTGGTGATCTGCCGTTTCACACTTCTAAGGCCGGTTCCTCCTGGAATATTTCTCAGAGCGAGCGCCTTATCCCAGTTGAGTTGCCCGGTGATATCCTTGTTAAACTGAGGGGAGAATTTTTTCAGTTCCTCCAGAGAAAGCTCGCTGATCATAATCTTGTTTTTAATGCAATGGGATACCAGGGCGCCAACAATCCGGTGTGCCTCTCTGAAGGGGACCTCTTTTTTGGTAAGATAATCGGCAATATCGGTAGCAAGAAGCAAGGGATCGAGATTGTCGCGAATCTGCTCCTTTTTGACGTGCAATGTAGTAACGACCCGTGAAAAGACCAACAGCATGATCGTAATCTGACCAATGCTGTCGAATAGCGGCTCTTTATCTTCCTGCAAATCTTTATAATAGGTAAGACCAAGCCCTTTGAGTGTTGCGGCAAAGGAGGTATAATTGCCCAGGAGCCGTCCGGCTTTTCCGCGGAGCAGTTCGAGAGAGTCGGGATTTTTTTTCTGGGGCATCATGCTCGAGCCGGTCGACCAGGAATCATCAAGCTCGATATACCCGAATTCCTTTGAGGACCAGATAATCAGGTCTTCGGCATACCGGCTCAGGAGAATGCCCAAAGATGCTATGACAGAGAGTGTTTCGAGAACAAAATCGCGTGATGCAACGCCATCCATGCTGTTGTCGGATATTTCGGCAAAACCGAGTTCTTTAGCCAGAAACTTTCGGTCGACCGCAAAACCGCTTCCAGCCAGCGCGCCCGACCCTAAAGGCATGATATCTGCCATAGCCAGAGCATGTTCGCCCCTGCTTTTTTCCCTCTGAAGACTCCAGAAAAGGGAGAGCCAGTAATGGGACATAACCACCGGCTGCGCCTGCTGCAGATGAGTATAGCCGGGCATGATAACATCAAGATCGCTCTCTGCCCGGGCGCAGACGACCTTTTGCAAAACAATGATTTCATCGATGATTTCACTAAGGGATTTTTTTACATATAAACGCAGGTCGGTGGCCACCTGATCGTTGCGTGACCGGCCGGTATGAATCTTTCCCCCTGCAGCTCCGATTTTTTCACTGAGAATCCGCTCGATTGCCATATGGATGTCTTCGTCGCCCTCGGTAAACCTGATTTTTCCATTTTTATGGTCCCGGAGAATACCGTTGAGTGCAGAGAGGATCTTTTTTAATTCGGCCGACGTAAGTATGCCCTTTTTATGGAGGGCTCCGGCCCAGGCACGGTTGACCGCAATATCTTCTTCGATAAGAATCTTGTCAAAGGCAAGTGAATTATTGAACAGTTCCATCAACATGTCGGTTTTTTTGGAAAACCGGCCGTCCCACATTTTCATGTTGTCACTCCCTTGAGTTTCATTTGAAGATTTTTTCGGCCGTTCCAGAAATTTTCATCCAGAGTAAAGGCCAGTGAAAAAGCTCCGGCATTGGTGACAGCATCCAGGCGATCGCCGAAATTAAATCCGATAGCATCCATAGCAGCCCGGCCGTCACTGACAAGCATTTTCAGATGGCCCCGTCCTACAATGCGGGGAGCATAGCGATTCGTCAGATTCCTGCAATAGAGCACCGGACGCATATTACCCGGACCATAGGGCTCCATCTTTTTGATATGCTCCATAAAATTCGGATTGATATCGGACAAGTATATTTCGGCATCCGCATTGACAACAGGAACAAGATCCCTGCCGGCGAGCATCTTCTTTACTTCTTCATTGAATGCCTGCCTGAATTTTCCGATATTCTCCTTTTTTATTACCATTCCTGCAGCAGCCTTATGCCCGCCGAATCCTTCAAGGAATCCGCCGCACCGCGTCAGGGCTTCCATGAGATGAAATCCACTGATGCTTCTTCCCGATCCCCGCGCCAGACCGTCTTCACCAATCGAGAAAAGGATGGTGGGACGGTGAAATTTTTCTACAATCTTCGAAGCGACAATACCGATCACTCCGCAATGCCACCGTTCATTACCCGCAACAATACCAAAATCATTCTCCGGATCACAGGATTCCTGTACCCAGGCCACGGCTTCTGCTTCAACCCGGCTGTCGAGTGACTGACGTTCCGAATTGGTTTCAATGAGTTTCTTTGCATAGAGTCGCGCTTGAGGACGGTCTTCGGTAAGCATGAGTTCGACTCCCCGCCGCGGATCTCCAAGCCGCCCGGCAGCATTAATACACGGAGCAAGTGCAAACACCGCCTGAGAAGTCGAAATTGCTTCACCCTCCAGCCCACGCTGCTTGATCAGGGTCCGCAGTCCCAGATTTTTTGATTTTGAAAGCTGTTCAAAACCGAATTTGGTGATTATCCTGTTCTCTCCTGTCAAAGGCACAATATCGGCGGCGGTTCCCAGTGCCGCCAGATCCAGGTACTCCACCCACAGATCATCGGAAAGAGAGCTGGAACGCACAAGCGCCTGGCACAGCTTGAGCGCAACACCCACGCCCGCAAGATTTTTGTCAGGATAGGCGCATCCCGGCATTTTTGGATTAATACGGGCAACAGCATCGGGAGAAACCTCTTTTGGCTCATGATGGTCGGTGACAACAACATCGATACCCAGCGAATTCGCCAGGGATATTTCATCGCATGCATTGATACCGCAGTCGACGGAAATGATCAATTTCGCTCCTTCCGCCGCAATCTGCTCGATTCCGGTTTTAGAAAATCCGTACCCGTCGATAAGCCGGTTGGGAAGATAATACATGCAGTCGGCTCCAAATTTCCGGAGGAGCCGAACCATCATGGCCGTCGAGGTAACACCATCAACATCATAATCACCATAGACCGCGATTTTCTCTTTATTGTAAAGAGCCTTCTGGATACGGTCGACCGCCTTGCGCATCTCACCGAAAATAAAAGGATCATGCATCTGCCCAAGAACAGGATTGAAAAAGTGATGACATGCCTCGGCGCTTTTAAGCCCTCTCGAACAGAGTATTGATGCTATGGGACTGGGAACCGAAAGCTCCCGTGCCAGATGATCTACTTCCAGTGAATCGAGCTGCTTAAGAGTAATCTTTTCGATCGCCGGTGTAAATTTCATTATGAAACCCGCGCTCCCGAGGTTATGGGTGATTCGGGGCTTACCAGTATTAATGATTCTTCTTCCGAGGCTGCAAGGAGCATTCCCCTCGATTCGACTCCCATCAGTTTCGCAGGTTTAAGATTTGCTACCACAACCACCTGTTTTCCAGGCAGGGATTCGGGGGTGTACTTTTCTCCGATACCGGCAACCACCTGCCGCAGCTCAGAACCGATTTGTACCTGCAGTTTAATCAGCTTGCGGGATTTTTTTATCCGTTCGGCGGTTTTTATTATACCGGCCCGCAGGTCCACTTTTCCAAAGGTTTCGATATCGATCTCCGGCTTTGTTTCAAGTTTCGGGGATACGGCACCTGCCGTTTCACCCACACTGAAAAGATCTTTAAGAAGTGAAACATCAATAGGAACTGCCAGTTTCTCGGTTTTGTTCAAACCGGTGTTCCGCAGAGAAAAAGCATAATCCGACCAGGAAAAATCAAACCCGAACTGTTGTTCGATCTTTGCGACAATATCGGGAACCACGGGCTTGAGAAAAACCGCAAGCGCTTTGATCAGATTTGCACAGGTAACCATTACCCGGGCGGCACTCTCCCGGTCGGTTTTTATCAACTCCCAGGGCTTCGTGTCCTGATAATACTTGTTTCCCCGATTGCCAAGGGCATGGACCTTTTCAATCACCGCTTTATACTCGACAGCTTCATAGGACGCCTTGATCTCTTTTGCAGCCTTTTCGACTTCGGCGGCAATCGATTCGTCCCACTCAGCATCGGGTATCGATGAATCGAAATACCGGTCGCAGAATATGAATGTCCGGTGATGAAGGTTTCCGATATTGTTAACCAGGGTGGTATTTGCTTTATTACAGAATTCCTCACTGCTCAAGTCGATATCTCCGGCATGACTCGAGAGTTTCGAGGCATAAAAGAGGCGAAGATAGCCGGTTGCCTGGGGGTGCTCCAGTTTCTGGGCAAAGTCGCGGGCCAGAACAAAAGTCCCCCGAGTTTTTGACATCTTTTCACCTTCGACAGTGAGAAAACCGTGTACAAATATTTTCTTCGGCAGATTGAATTCTGCACTGTGGAGCATGACCGGCCAGAAAAGCGCATGAAAATAGACAATATCCTTGCCGATAAAGTGAATCACATCCGTACCGCTCTTCTTGTCCCAGAATGTCTCGGTCTTTTCGCCGTTATCCTTACACCACTTTTCGGTTGATGCAATATACCCGATAGGCGCATCGAGCCAGACATAAAAATATTTATTCTCGGTATCCGGGATTTTAAAGCCGAAATATGGTCCATCACGGGAGATACACCATTCCCGCAACCCCTCTTCAATCCAGTGGTTAACGAAATTTTTCATGTCTTCGCCAAGAACCGACGTTGTATTGATATAGTCTCGAAGAAAGTCTTCATATTCACCCAGGCGTACAAACAGATGTCTTGAAGTCTTGCGAATCGGAGTACTGTCACAAATATAACAGCGAGGCTCAACAAGATCTACCGGATCATAGGTCGAATTACAGACTTCACAGACATCCCCGTACTGGTTTGCGGCGCCGCATTTCGGACAGGCGCCGATAACAAACCGGTCGGGAAGAAATCGTTTATCATGTTCGCAGTAGAATTGAGTAAGCTCTTTCTCGACGATGAGCTCTTTTTCTCTCATCTTTTTGTAGATATATTCCGAATACTTTTTGTTCTCATCCGAATTGGTCGAATGAAAAATGTCAAAGCCGATCGAAAAGGCCGCATAATCTCTCACATGATTTTCCCATGCCTCCGCAATCAGCGCTTCGGGGGCAATTCCTCTTTTGAGGGCCGACAATTCGATAGGAGTGCCGTGAGTATCATCGGCGCACACAAAAACAGCCCGGTTTCCACATAATTTCTGGAAACGTACATAGATATCGCTCTGCACCGCTTCCACCAGATGCCCCAGGTGAATATCACCGTTTGCGTAGGGAAGAGCCTGGGTGACAAGCATGGTCTTCTTTGCGGTATTTTCTGAGCCGTTATTCCGGGACTTCATTCATTTTACCTTTCATCAGAACTTCAGGTTCACACCATTCTTCAGATCCGTCGTTAAAACGCACCCGCCCGAGATTTGTAAATACATTAATATAAACAAGGGCACCGGTTTTCTTTTTTACTTGGACCGAACTGCCGAGAGGAGGAAATTTTTCAAAAACTTTATGGTATGTATTCTCTTCATAACGAAGGCAGCACAAAAGTCTTCCACAATTGCCGGATATTTTTGCAGGATTGAGTGACAACTGCTGATCCTTGGCCGATTGTGTGGTGATCTGTTCGAATTCGTTGAGAAATGCGCTGCAGCACTGAGTCCTTCCGCAAATCCCGTAACCATTGATCCGCTTTGCTTCATCACGCACACCAATCTGACGCAGTTCAATTCGTGTCCGGTACACCGATGCAAGATCCTTGACCAGTTCTCTGAAATCGATTCGCTGTGCGGCAGTGAAATAAAAGGTTATCTTGCTGCCGTCAAACTGCATTTCAACATCAACAAGCTTCATCTCCAGTTCATGCTCTTTGATTTTTGTTTTACATACCCCAAATGCTTCGATTTCCTTATTTTTATTTTCATTGAATATTTTCAAATCACCTTCGGTGGCCTGACGAATTATGCTTTTTGTCTCGCCCTTACCCCGTTTCAGCCGGACCAGCCCCCCGATAAGGGACACCCGCCCGAGATCTTTACCCCGATCGGCTTCAACAATGACATATTCATCGTTGACAAGCTCAAGTTCGTGGCGATTTCTGAAAAGAGCCTTTCGCTCACCTTTGAAGGTAACTTCAATCAATTTATCTTTTTTAGCCATTATTAAGTATCTCCATAATTGACATTATAAAATTCACCAGTACTAATGCAGTATTTCCCCGTGCCCTGACAGCTGAAATCGCCCGACGGCAACTGTTAAACAACTCCTCAGCAACGCACGGATCAATGGCGTGTTCTTTGTTAGTAATATACTTCTCAGGAGCCTCAATTCTCTGCATCACCCGCTCACGGACTGCATAGATGAAATGAATGAGCACCTGTTCACAAGCATCGAAATTATCACGCGCCGACAAAACGTCGATAACATCGGCAATTCCCATCCAGTTGTTATTCAGGCACAATTCAAATAGTTCGGAGGCCTGTTCTGCCCACTGTGTTGTGGGGTTTTCGAGAAGGAAAAGCGCTCTTCCCACCGATCCCATGGCATACCTGACCGCTTCTTCACACTCTTCATCCGACAGCGGCTTGGAGCAGAGGCGGGATATAGATTCCCTGATCTGTTCATTGGTCACATAGCCGAACCGAAGACTCTGACACCGTGAAACGATGGTCGGCAATACGGCATGGTGTTTATCGGTCAAAAGGAGCATGATAGTATTTTCTGGCGGCTCCTCCAGCACCTTGAGCATCGCATTGCCCGATGCCTTATTCATCATATCGACACAGTCGATTATGGTGACACTCATGGGGCCTTCAATCGTACCCCGTAAGATCGCATGGTTAACATCATGCAACCAGGCAACCGGAATATTAGGCACTCCTTTGGACCCGGGGTTTACATAGGGATTGTTGATCCGCTTCCGGGAGAGTTCCGCAATATGCTTCCACCCCTTTTCACTGATACCCTCACTGTCCTTCTGATCGCTCTGAAGATAGACCGGAAAGATGAAATGAAGGTCCGGATGGGCAAAATGAAGAATTTTCCGGCAGGATTCACAGGTATAGCAGGGCGCCTGCTCAGTATCGGCACAGAGCAGTCCCATGGCCAGTTCAACCGCGGCCTGGAGCTTTCCCGTCCCTTCTTCGCCGCAAAAAAGATAGGCATGGGCAAGGATCTGCTTTTCAAAAGCAGCGGCCAGGACCTCTTTGACTTTGTTTTGTCCTATCAGATTATTAAAAACAAGCTTTGGCATAGAATTACAATCAGGCTCAGGATGCCGGTTCGGGCTCAGGCTTTAAAATAATTTTCTCCCTGCTCTCCGGCAGGTTTACTCCAGCCACTTACGCGGATCGAGGGGTGAAGCCAGGTTTCGAATTTCGAAATGAAGGCGAGATTCGCCGACATGGCCGCCTTTGCCCACAGTCCCCAGAACCGCTGCAAAGTCGACATTCTGCCCCTGGGTAACAGAAATCGTGCCCATTCGGGCATAGATGGTCGAATAACCTCCACCATGATCGATTACGATCAACTTGCCGAGTCCGCGAATCCAGTGAATAACCGCCACTTTTCCCGGCGCTACACACCGTACCGCACTGCCTTCATCAGCACGGATATCGACACCTGTATTTGTCGTTACGGTCTTATACACCGGATGAACAATTTTTCCATAACCTCTGACAATATCACCTATAACCGGCCAGGGGAGTTCACCTTTTCGTTTTTCAAAGGCGATCTGACGACCCTGTTGAAGTTCCGATTCGGCCTCTTTCCGTTGGCCGATTAGACTCTTCATTATTGCAGCAAGTTTTTCCTGGGCCGCTTCAAGCTCCTGTACCATTGCCATATATTCTTCCCGCTGAGAACGAATCTCCTGCAGCATGTTCTGCTGCGACTTCCGCTCGCTCATCAAAAGCTTCTGTTCATGCGTCTTTTCTTCCTTTGCGGCCGATAGTTCCGCCAGACGTGTCTCCAGGGTATCTCTGTGCTCTTCTATGACACCTTTTGTGCTGTCGATCTGGTGAAAAAGGACCTGGTCGTATCGCGAAAGCTCCTGAAAATACCGCACCCGGTGCAGCATATCCGACATACTCGATGATGTCATGATTATCTGGAGCAGACCGGCATTCCCCATTTTGTACATATTTTCCAGCCGTTTTTTCATTTTATTCTGACGGTAAACCAGGCTTTTCTTTTCCATGGCCAACGAATCGGAAAGCTCATCAACCCGCAAAGATAGTGAATTAATCTGACTGGTCAAAATATCGACATACTTCTCTGCAGCGACAATATTTGATTCAAGCTGCTTGAGCTGAGAAAGAGAGGTGCCTTCCTTTTTCTCCAGTTCTCGAAGTTTGGAACGTCCCTTTGCAATCAAGGTTTTTATCGAATCGAGTTGAGAGCGGTTGCTTTGTATTTTAGTATCATACTCCTTGAGAACGCGCCCCTTTCCTTTCTGCGCCACAGCTGGCGTAAGGAAGGGAAACAGAATAAGAAGTACTATGACAAAAACTTGCGAACCGCGTTTCTGCTTCCAATCCAACCGAACAGGACCCCTATGGGAAAAACGTAGTAGTGATATTTCCATAATCCCCACTGCAACGGGAGATAGGATAAAGAAATGCGCATGAGCGAAAGTGCCAGAAAAGCAAGACCGGCGCCGATTAATCCTTGAAGCATGCCTTCCAGAATAAAGGGCATTTGAATATAAGTATCGGTTGCTCCCACATACCGCATATTGGTCACCAGTTCTTTCCGGGCGTAAATGGTCAACTTTATGGTATTGGATATCATAAAATTAAGGGCCAGCCCCACAACAATGAAAACAAAAACCGCACCCCAGAAAAAATAACGTTTCAATGCATCGAGACGGTCAAACCACTCACGGGAATACCGCAAACCTTCAATCCCCTCAATCGATTCCAGCTCTCCCTTTATTTTCTCCATCTGATCGGGAGTCTGAAATTCCGATTTCAATGAAAGCTCGATAGAAACCGGGAAAGGATTTTCATCAACAGCCTCGAGCATTTCGGAAGAGTACATTTTTTCAAACCGTTTCCATGCCGCATCCTTATCGATTACAGTCATTTTTTCGACCGGCATTGATGCCTGAATGATTTCGACCAGCTCATCGAGGGACGCAGAATCGCCCCCGGTCCGGTCGTCGACAAATGCCACAATATCAACCTGTTGAGCCGCATGCTGAAGCCATCCTT belongs to Chitinivibrionales bacterium and includes:
- the argH gene encoding argininosuccinate lyase, yielding MKMWDGRFSKKTDMLMELFNNSLAFDKILIEEDIAVNRAWAGALHKKGILTSAELKKILSALNGILRDHKNGKIRFTEGDEDIHMAIERILSEKIGAAGGKIHTGRSRNDQVATDLRLYVKKSLSEIIDEIIVLQKVVCARAESDLDVIMPGYTHLQQAQPVVMSHYWLSLFWSLQREKSRGEHALAMADIMPLGSGALAGSGFAVDRKFLAKELGFAEISDNSMDGVASRDFVLETLSVIASLGILLSRYAEDLIIWSSKEFGYIELDDSWSTGSSMMPQKKNPDSLELLRGKAGRLLGNYTSFAATLKGLGLTYYKDLQEDKEPLFDSIGQITIMLLVFSRVVTTLHVKKEQIRDNLDPLLLATDIADYLTKKEVPFREAHRIVGALVSHCIKNKIMISELSLEELKKFSPQFNKDITGQLNWDKALALRNIPGGTGLRSVKRQITKARKLLNLPQ
- a CDS encoding peptidoglycan DD-metalloendopeptidase family protein; protein product: MEISLLRFSHRGPVRLDWKQKRGSQVFVIVLLILFPFLTPAVAQKGKGRVLKEYDTKIQSNRSQLDSIKTLIAKGRSKLRELEKKEGTSLSQLKQLESNIVAAEKYVDILTSQINSLSLRVDELSDSLAMEKKSLVYRQNKMKKRLENMYKMGNAGLLQIIMTSSSMSDMLHRVRYFQELSRYDQVLFHQIDSTKGVIEEHRDTLETRLAELSAAKEEKTHEQKLLMSERKSQQNMLQEIRSQREEYMAMVQELEAAQEKLAAIMKSLIGQRKEAESELQQGRQIAFEKRKGELPWPVIGDIVRGYGKIVHPVYKTVTTNTGVDIRADEGSAVRCVAPGKVAVIHWIRGLGKLIVIDHGGGYSTIYARMGTISVTQGQNVDFAAVLGTVGKGGHVGESRLHFEIRNLASPLDPRKWLE
- the recJ gene encoding single-stranded-DNA-specific exonuclease RecJ, producing the protein MKFTPAIEKITLKQLDSLEVDHLARELSVPSPIASILCSRGLKSAEACHHFFNPVLGQMHDPFIFGEMRKAVDRIQKALYNKEKIAVYGDYDVDGVTSTAMMVRLLRKFGADCMYYLPNRLIDGYGFSKTGIEQIAAEGAKLIISVDCGINACDEISLANSLGIDVVVTDHHEPKEVSPDAVARINPKMPGCAYPDKNLAGVGVALKLCQALVRSSSLSDDLWVEYLDLAALGTAADIVPLTGENRIITKFGFEQLSKSKNLGLRTLIKQRGLEGEAISTSQAVFALAPCINAAGRLGDPRRGVELMLTEDRPQARLYAKKLIETNSERQSLDSRVEAEAVAWVQESCDPENDFGIVAGNERWHCGVIGIVASKIVEKFHRPTILFSIGEDGLARGSGRSISGFHLMEALTRCGGFLEGFGGHKAAAGMVIKKENIGKFRQAFNEEVKKMLAGRDLVPVVNADAEIYLSDINPNFMEHIKKMEPYGPGNMRPVLYCRNLTNRYAPRIVGRGHLKMLVSDGRAAMDAIGFNFGDRLDAVTNAGAFSLAFTLDENFWNGRKNLQMKLKGVTT
- the metG gene encoding methionine--tRNA ligase — protein: MKSRNNGSENTAKKTMLVTQALPYANGDIHLGHLVEAVQSDIYVRFQKLCGNRAVFVCADDTHGTPIELSALKRGIAPEALIAEAWENHVRDYAAFSIGFDIFHSTNSDENKKYSEYIYKKMREKELIVEKELTQFYCEHDKRFLPDRFVIGACPKCGAANQYGDVCEVCNSTYDPVDLVEPRCYICDSTPIRKTSRHLFVRLGEYEDFLRDYINTTSVLGEDMKNFVNHWIEEGLREWCISRDGPYFGFKIPDTENKYFYVWLDAPIGYIASTEKWCKDNGEKTETFWDKKSGTDVIHFIGKDIVYFHALFWPVMLHSAEFNLPKKIFVHGFLTVEGEKMSKTRGTFVLARDFAQKLEHPQATGYLRLFYASKLSSHAGDIDLSSEEFCNKANTTLVNNIGNLHHRTFIFCDRYFDSSIPDAEWDESIAAEVEKAAKEIKASYEAVEYKAVIEKVHALGNRGNKYYQDTKPWELIKTDRESAARVMVTCANLIKALAVFLKPVVPDIVAKIEQQFGFDFSWSDYAFSLRNTGLNKTEKLAVPIDVSLLKDLFSVGETAGAVSPKLETKPEIDIETFGKVDLRAGIIKTAERIKKSRKLIKLQVQIGSELRQVVAGIGEKYTPESLPGKQVVVVANLKPAKLMGVESRGMLLAASEEESLILVSPESPITSGARVS